A DNA window from Actinokineospora baliensis contains the following coding sequences:
- a CDS encoding MFS transporter — MVDDSPKARKREQRGWCWYDWANSVFPTSVTTVFGSLYLTEVAASAAIADTARNGPNPCPADGAGNTDKLRDCDISLFGLDFPAGSLWGYLLSIATVIQVLIVPLMGAIADRSSNKKPMMAAFAFGGSLATMAMALVSGSNWGLGVVLFILGNIGYGTSVVIYYSFLPEIATADERDGLSSRGWAFGYLGSGLALAIQLVIYLFRESIGITAGNAAQIAFVLSGIWWALFTLIPLRRLRGHHERPQGTGVEGSVLTAGFRELRTTLREARAYPLTLAFLGTYLIYTDGIATVANVSAQYGREELKFEPDVLITTILIVQFVAFFGGVLHGLLARRVGAKKTIMASLAVWVVVIGAAYFVQAGQALQFYLLAGGIGLVLGGTNALSRSLFSQLVPAGKEAQYFSVYEMGERATSWLGPLLFAVMASTTGSYRYAIISLVVFFAIGLVLMYFVPVRKAIRAAGNPEPALL, encoded by the coding sequence ATGGTGGACGACAGCCCGAAGGCCCGGAAGCGGGAGCAGCGGGGCTGGTGCTGGTACGACTGGGCGAACTCGGTGTTCCCCACCTCGGTCACCACCGTGTTCGGCTCGCTCTACCTCACCGAGGTCGCCGCCTCCGCCGCGATCGCCGACACCGCCCGCAACGGGCCCAACCCGTGCCCGGCCGACGGCGCGGGCAACACCGACAAGCTGCGGGACTGCGACATCAGCCTGTTCGGCCTGGACTTCCCGGCTGGCTCGCTGTGGGGGTACCTGCTCTCGATCGCCACCGTCATCCAGGTGCTGATCGTGCCGCTGATGGGCGCCATCGCCGACCGGTCGAGCAACAAGAAGCCGATGATGGCCGCGTTCGCCTTCGGCGGCTCGCTGGCCACCATGGCGATGGCGCTGGTCAGCGGCTCGAACTGGGGGCTGGGGGTGGTGCTGTTCATCCTCGGCAACATCGGCTACGGCACCTCGGTGGTGATCTACTACTCGTTCCTGCCGGAGATCGCCACGGCCGACGAGCGCGACGGCCTGTCCTCGCGCGGCTGGGCGTTCGGGTACCTGGGGTCCGGGCTGGCGCTGGCGATCCAGCTGGTCATCTACCTGTTCCGGGAGTCGATCGGCATCACAGCGGGCAACGCCGCGCAGATCGCGTTCGTGCTCTCGGGCATCTGGTGGGCGCTGTTCACGCTGATCCCGCTGCGGCGGCTGCGCGGGCACCACGAACGCCCGCAGGGCACCGGCGTCGAGGGGTCCGTGCTGACCGCGGGCTTCCGCGAGCTGCGCACCACCCTGCGCGAGGCGCGCGCGTACCCGCTGACCCTGGCCTTCCTCGGTACGTACCTGATCTACACCGACGGCATCGCCACCGTCGCCAACGTCTCCGCCCAGTACGGCCGCGAAGAGCTCAAGTTCGAGCCGGACGTGCTGATCACCACGATCCTGATCGTGCAGTTCGTGGCCTTCTTCGGCGGCGTGCTGCACGGCCTGCTCGCCCGCAGGGTCGGCGCCAAGAAGACGATCATGGCGAGCCTGGCCGTGTGGGTCGTGGTGATCGGCGCCGCGTACTTCGTTCAGGCCGGGCAGGCGCTGCAGTTCTACCTGCTGGCGGGCGGCATCGGCCTGGTGCTGGGCGGCACGAACGCGCTGTCGCGGTCGCTGTTCAGCCAGCTGGTGCCCGCGGGCAAGGAGGCGCAGTACTTCTCGGTGTACGAGATGGGCGAGCGGGCGACCTCCTGGCTGGGCCCCCTCCTGTTCGCCGTCATGGCCAGCACCACCGGCTCCTACCGCTACGCGATCATCTCGCTGGTCGTGTTCTTCGCCATCGGCCTGGTCCTCATGTACTTCGTCCCGGTCCGCAAAGCCATCCGGGCGGCG
- a CDS encoding methyltransferase domain-containing protein, with the protein MTTPSAPSATGTTRPGDTRAGERGHHAVDLLGAVVAALGDPGDGPTVVIGADPGILTALRARGAVVAVGADLLAEVHALPLHSGSAAAVVALHALPEVEDVDAALAEFARVVGPGGRVVISANALAHRRELRGLWTTAARDCGVVDPPAFLDGDERFSLDHAEAWLRRHLTDVSLTPVRGTTTLDTARALALLRDQRPEGAGVTWDLLASVVESRVRDAVAEHGGFTLSTLTGVATGTVAAGESAK; encoded by the coding sequence GTGACCACCCCATCGGCCCCCTCGGCGACCGGTACCACCCGACCAGGCGACACGCGGGCGGGCGAGCGGGGTCACCACGCGGTGGACCTGCTTGGGGCGGTCGTGGCCGCCCTCGGTGACCCCGGCGACGGGCCGACCGTCGTCATCGGGGCCGATCCCGGGATCCTGACCGCGCTGCGGGCCCGTGGTGCGGTCGTCGCGGTCGGGGCGGACCTGCTGGCCGAGGTGCACGCCTTGCCGCTGCACTCGGGGTCGGCCGCGGCGGTGGTGGCGCTGCACGCGCTGCCCGAGGTCGAGGACGTCGACGCCGCGCTGGCCGAGTTCGCCAGGGTCGTCGGCCCCGGCGGCCGGGTGGTGATCTCGGCGAACGCGCTGGCGCACCGCAGGGAACTGCGCGGGCTGTGGACGACCGCGGCCCGCGACTGCGGGGTGGTGGACCCGCCCGCGTTCCTCGACGGCGACGAGCGGTTCTCCCTCGACCACGCCGAGGCCTGGCTGCGCAGGCACCTCACCGACGTCTCGCTCACCCCCGTGCGCGGCACGACCACTCTGGACACCGCGCGGGCGCTCGCGCTGCTTCGCGACCAGCGACCGGAGGGCGCCGGGGTCACCTGGGACCTGCTCGCTTCGGTGGTGGAGAGCCGGGTGCGCGACGCGGTCGCCGAGCACGGCGGGTTCACGCTGTCCACCCTCACCGGGGTCGCGACCGGCACCGTCGCCGCTGGCGAATCCGCCAAGTGA
- a CDS encoding glycerophosphodiester phosphodiesterase: protein MPASPARHGFFDGPHPRAFVHRGWHDGDLAGMENSLAAFRRAVEHGYRYLETDVHATSDGVVVVHHDSTLERTTDATGSVAALPWRVVSQARIGGREPVSRLTDLLEELPDARINIDVKSEAAIGPVLEVLRATGAADRVCLASFSEARLARIRKLAGPGVLTSMGMRAMVAFWASRRLPAAVLRPGPRPLVAQVPVRHGPLRVVDAALIAAAKRRAAEVHVWTIDEAAQMTELLDLGVDGLMTDRPQVLKDVFVERGLWQHA from the coding sequence GTGCCCGCCTCACCAGCCCGCCACGGGTTCTTCGACGGCCCCCACCCGCGCGCGTTCGTGCACCGCGGCTGGCACGACGGCGACCTGGCGGGCATGGAGAACTCCCTCGCGGCCTTCCGCCGCGCGGTCGAGCACGGCTACCGGTACCTGGAGACCGACGTCCACGCGACCAGCGACGGTGTCGTCGTCGTGCACCACGACAGCACGCTGGAGCGCACCACCGACGCCACCGGCAGCGTCGCGGCCCTGCCGTGGCGGGTGGTCTCGCAGGCCAGGATCGGCGGGCGGGAGCCGGTCAGCAGGCTGACCGACCTGCTGGAGGAGCTGCCGGACGCGCGGATCAACATCGACGTGAAGTCCGAGGCGGCGATCGGGCCGGTGCTGGAGGTCCTGCGGGCGACCGGCGCGGCCGACCGGGTGTGCCTGGCGTCGTTCTCCGAGGCGCGGCTGGCCCGCATCCGCAAGCTGGCGGGACCGGGGGTGCTGACCTCGATGGGGATGCGGGCCATGGTCGCCTTCTGGGCCTCGCGGCGGCTGCCCGCCGCGGTCCTGCGGCCCGGTCCTCGACCCCTGGTCGCCCAGGTCCCGGTGCGGCACGGGCCGCTGCGGGTGGTCGACGCCGCCCTCATCGCCGCCGCCAAGCGCCGCGCGGCCGAGGTCCACGTGTGGACCATCGACGAGGCCGCGCAGATGACCGAGCTGCTCGACCTCGGCGTCGACGGGCTGATGACCGACCGGCCGCAGGTGCTCAAGGACGTGTTCGTCGAGCGCGGGCTCTGGCAGCACGCGTGA
- a CDS encoding putative bifunctional diguanylate cyclase/phosphodiesterase: MSDTECETTTQPVTEQPVDGDGAVPTAAEDTAEQAPEDVEPAGGTDAAAVTRLSLVPTGTAAPATPVVDAAAVLATTDTAFALTDHRGHIGWVNPAMSALLGLTAEQSVGRALTALLAGAPDGPRGTDVVVSIPLPGGGGHRWLEIRCTQARHGQLLYRVSDVSRWRARELDAAGLAGHQDELLRMVDEDPLTGLPNRRALTRELERQLALGARGAFLLLDLDHFKDINDLHGHPTGDRVMCTLASLLRDRLGGVQGQVLGRLSGDEFAAVLADTDEREAVAVADRLRNAIAAIPMSGVAGASRITISVGIATFDTGVGWQEVLANADMALYASKAAGRNRVTVYEQGHYKDTALRVTVIERVRAALKHGGFVLNAMPMVKLGSGRVIGHELLLRLEDGREPRLGPGEFLLAAERSDLVFEIDRWVADKAIEALVEHPYPGLRFNVNVSGRTLEDEDFGGFVLDRLTAAGVAPGRLGFEITETAAVTNLDAARSLAQQLRASGCRITLDDFGSGFGSFVHLKQLPITGLKIDGEFIHGIDYGSRDTVLVQGIVDIARGLGLSVVAEWVERATQVEALSRLGVRVAQGFHLGEPEPLDALLARPHGAWMRRPTLMSDAPLAAQARTGPSPT, translated from the coding sequence ATGAGCGACACCGAGTGTGAGACCACGACACAGCCGGTGACCGAGCAGCCGGTCGACGGGGACGGTGCCGTCCCCACCGCCGCGGAGGACACCGCCGAGCAGGCTCCGGAGGACGTCGAGCCCGCGGGCGGTACCGACGCCGCGGCCGTGACCCGGCTCAGCCTCGTCCCCACCGGGACCGCCGCACCCGCGACCCCGGTCGTCGACGCCGCGGCCGTGCTGGCGACCACCGACACCGCGTTCGCGCTCACCGACCACCGCGGTCACATCGGCTGGGTCAACCCGGCCATGTCCGCGCTGCTGGGGCTGACCGCCGAGCAGAGCGTGGGCCGCGCGCTGACCGCCCTGCTGGCGGGCGCGCCGGACGGCCCGCGCGGCACCGACGTGGTCGTGTCCATCCCGCTGCCCGGTGGCGGTGGCCACCGCTGGCTGGAGATCCGCTGCACCCAGGCCCGGCACGGGCAACTGCTCTACCGGGTTTCCGACGTGTCCCGCTGGCGCGCCCGCGAGCTCGACGCCGCGGGCCTCGCGGGCCACCAGGACGAACTGCTGCGGATGGTCGACGAGGACCCGCTGACCGGCCTGCCCAACCGGCGCGCGCTGACCAGGGAGCTCGAGCGGCAGCTGGCGCTGGGGGCGCGCGGGGCGTTCCTGCTGCTGGACCTCGACCACTTCAAGGACATCAACGACCTGCACGGCCACCCCACCGGTGACCGCGTCATGTGCACCCTGGCCTCGCTCTTACGCGACCGCCTCGGCGGAGTGCAGGGTCAGGTGCTGGGCAGGCTCTCCGGCGACGAGTTCGCCGCGGTGCTGGCCGACACCGACGAGCGCGAGGCCGTGGCGGTCGCCGACCGGTTGCGCAACGCCATCGCCGCGATCCCGATGAGCGGGGTCGCCGGGGCCAGCCGGATCACCATCAGCGTGGGCATCGCGACCTTCGACACCGGCGTCGGCTGGCAGGAGGTCCTGGCCAACGCGGACATGGCGCTCTACGCGTCGAAGGCGGCGGGCCGCAACCGGGTCACCGTCTACGAGCAGGGCCACTACAAGGACACCGCGCTGCGGGTGACCGTGATCGAACGGGTCCGCGCGGCGCTCAAGCACGGCGGGTTCGTGCTCAACGCGATGCCGATGGTCAAGCTGGGCAGCGGCCGGGTGATCGGCCACGAGCTGCTGCTGCGGCTGGAGGACGGCCGCGAGCCCCGGCTGGGCCCCGGGGAGTTCCTGCTGGCCGCCGAGCGCAGCGACCTGGTCTTCGAGATCGACCGCTGGGTGGCCGACAAGGCGATCGAGGCGCTGGTCGAGCACCCGTACCCCGGCCTGCGGTTCAACGTCAACGTCTCCGGCCGCACCCTGGAGGACGAGGACTTCGGCGGGTTCGTGCTCGACCGGCTGACCGCGGCGGGCGTGGCCCCCGGCAGGCTGGGGTTCGAGATCACCGAGACCGCCGCGGTGACCAACCTCGACGCCGCGCGCAGCCTCGCCCAGCAGCTGCGGGCCAGCGGCTGCCGGATCACCCTGGACGACTTCGGGTCCGGTTTCGGCTCGTTCGTGCACCTCAAGCAGCTGCCGATCACCGGTCTCAAGATCGACGGCGAGTTCATCCACGGCATCGACTACGGCAGCCGCGACACCGTGCTGGTGCAGGGCATCGTCGACATCGCCCGGGGCCTGGGCCTGTCGGTCGTGGCCGAGTGGGTCGAGCGCGCGACCCAGGTCGAGGCGCTCTCGCGGCTGGGCGTGCGGGTCGCGCAGGGCTTCCACCTCGGCGAACCCGAACCGCTGGACGCACTGCTCGCCCGCCCGCACGGCGCCTGGATGCGGCGGCCCACCCTCATGTCCGACGCGCCCCTGGCCGCCCAGGCCAGGACCGGGCCGAGCCCCACCTAG
- a CDS encoding polyprenol monophosphomannose synthase, which yields MDQPQGQGQLEPVLVVIPTYNERENLEPIVRRLHAVLPDAHTLVVDDGSPDGTGDLADELAAADERVHVLHRTEKAGLGAAYIAGFGWALERDYAVVVEMDADGSHAPEDLPRLLAALPDADLVLGSRYVPGGKVVNWPWHREFLSRGGNLYARLALGAKPKDITGGYRAFRREVLEKLKLNTVASQGYCFQIDLAWRTIEAGFTVREVPITFAERERGESKMSGNIVREAYLRVTKWGLRRRGTQLKSLFTRKR from the coding sequence ATGGACCAGCCGCAGGGCCAGGGGCAGCTCGAACCGGTGCTGGTGGTGATCCCGACCTACAACGAGCGGGAGAACCTCGAGCCCATCGTTCGGCGCCTGCACGCGGTGCTGCCCGACGCCCACACCCTGGTCGTCGACGACGGCAGCCCCGACGGCACCGGCGACCTCGCCGACGAGCTCGCCGCCGCCGACGAGCGGGTGCACGTGCTGCACCGCACCGAGAAGGCGGGCCTGGGTGCCGCCTACATCGCCGGGTTCGGGTGGGCCCTGGAGCGCGACTACGCGGTCGTCGTCGAGATGGACGCCGACGGCTCGCACGCCCCCGAGGACCTGCCGCGGCTGCTGGCCGCCCTCCCCGACGCCGATCTGGTCCTGGGGTCGCGCTACGTCCCCGGCGGCAAGGTGGTGAACTGGCCGTGGCACCGGGAGTTCCTCTCCCGCGGCGGCAACCTCTACGCCCGCCTCGCCCTGGGCGCCAAGCCCAAGGACATCACCGGCGGCTACCGCGCGTTCCGCCGCGAGGTCCTGGAGAAGCTCAAGCTCAACACCGTCGCCTCCCAGGGCTACTGCTTCCAGATCGACCTGGCCTGGCGCACCATCGAGGCGGGCTTCACCGTCCGCGAGGTGCCCATCACCTTCGCCGAGCGCGAGCGCGGCGAGTCGAAGATGAGCGGCAACATCGTCCGCGAGGCGTACCTGCGGGTCACCAAGTGGGGCCTGCGCCGCCGCGGCACCCAGCTCAAGTCGCTGTTCACCCGCAAGCGCTGA
- the lnt gene encoding apolipoprotein N-acyltransferase: MVAPAVTPEPEVTGSPARPKAWILARALSALAGGGLVYLSVPPRTLWWLAPLGFAVLGLVLHGRRLKAALGYGFLFGLGFMTPLLAWTGIFVGPVAWLPLSALEALLVAVACMAVPVVMRLPGGVVFAALIWVAGEYLRSLFPFGGFPWARIAFSQPEGPYLYLAALGGTPLIAFAVTLTGFGLGEAVRRVAAREVRALAVPALAVVVPLAAAIATGPLVGTDADAGEVTVAAVQGNVPRAGLDFNAQRRAVLDNHVRRTEQLAADIRSGKAAQPDLVIWPENASDIDPLRNADAYQLIDQAAKDVGVPIALGAVVVGDDKLPRNTVILWDPERGPVDFYTKRQLQPFGETMPMRSFFKIFSSAVERAGNFVPGTEATVFAMADARVALVTCYEVAFDGVVRDSVLNGSNLLAVPTNNATFGRSEMTYQQLAMDRVRAVEHGRAVVVAATSGVSAIVRPDGSVSQRTDLFTPAALVERVPLRTATTIADRLGAWPERVMVAVALAALVFTAVRARRGRVQ; the protein is encoded by the coding sequence GTGGTCGCCCCCGCCGTCACCCCAGAGCCCGAGGTCACCGGCTCACCAGCCCGGCCGAAGGCCTGGATCCTGGCCCGTGCCCTCTCCGCGCTCGCGGGCGGCGGGCTGGTCTACCTGAGCGTCCCGCCGCGCACCCTCTGGTGGCTGGCGCCGCTGGGCTTCGCCGTCCTCGGCCTGGTCCTGCACGGCCGCCGCCTCAAGGCCGCGCTCGGCTACGGGTTCCTCTTCGGACTCGGCTTCATGACACCGCTGCTGGCCTGGACGGGGATCTTCGTCGGTCCGGTCGCCTGGCTGCCGCTCAGCGCGCTGGAGGCGTTGCTGGTGGCCGTCGCCTGCATGGCCGTGCCCGTTGTCATGCGGCTGCCCGGCGGTGTCGTGTTCGCGGCGCTGATCTGGGTCGCGGGGGAGTACCTGCGGTCGTTGTTCCCCTTCGGCGGGTTCCCCTGGGCGCGGATCGCCTTCAGCCAGCCCGAGGGCCCGTACCTGTACCTCGCCGCGCTCGGCGGCACCCCGCTTATCGCGTTCGCGGTGACGCTCACCGGGTTCGGCCTCGGCGAGGCCGTCCGCCGGGTCGCCGCGCGCGAGGTCCGGGCGCTGGCCGTCCCCGCCCTGGCCGTGGTCGTCCCACTGGCCGCCGCGATCGCCACGGGGCCGCTGGTGGGCACCGACGCCGACGCGGGCGAGGTGACCGTCGCCGCCGTCCAGGGCAACGTGCCGCGCGCCGGTCTGGACTTCAACGCCCAGCGCCGCGCCGTGCTCGACAACCACGTCCGCCGCACCGAGCAGCTCGCCGCCGACATCCGCTCCGGCAAGGCCGCCCAGCCGGACCTGGTGATCTGGCCGGAGAACGCCTCCGACATCGACCCGCTGCGCAACGCCGACGCCTACCAGCTCATCGACCAGGCGGCCAAGGACGTCGGCGTCCCGATCGCCCTGGGCGCGGTGGTGGTCGGCGACGACAAGCTGCCGCGCAACACGGTGATCCTCTGGGACCCTGAGCGCGGCCCCGTCGACTTCTACACCAAGCGCCAGCTGCAGCCCTTCGGCGAGACCATGCCGATGCGCTCGTTCTTCAAGATCTTCAGCAGCGCCGTCGAGCGCGCAGGCAACTTCGTCCCCGGCACCGAGGCGACCGTGTTCGCCATGGCCGACGCCAGGGTCGCCCTGGTCACCTGCTACGAGGTCGCCTTCGACGGTGTCGTGCGCGACTCGGTGCTCAACGGGTCCAACCTGCTGGCGGTGCCGACCAACAACGCCACCTTCGGCCGCAGCGAGATGACCTACCAGCAGCTGGCGATGGACCGCGTCCGCGCCGTCGAACACGGCCGCGCGGTGGTCGTCGCGGCCACCAGCGGGGTGTCGGCGATCGTGCGGCCGGACGGCTCGGTGAGCCAGCGCACGGACCTGTTCACCCCCGCAGCGCTGGTCGAACGCGTGCCGCTGCGCACGGCCACTACCATTGCGGACCGATTGGGAGCCTGGCCCGAACGGGTCATGGTCGCCGTCGCGCTCGCCGCCCTGGTGTTCACCGCGGTGCGGGCCAGGCGGGGCCGGGTGCAGTGA
- a CDS encoding cyclase family protein, translated as MAEQWRVEFDAEVTFRNGGSLSVRGFRLDSPTAELSDAETGESLVRHLGLLMVGSVAVTNRRMIAEPHKGSRGVEVSRPATRLVDLSHPIREGMITYPGVPGPEFGDHLTREASRSVYGPGTEFHIGKISLVANTGTYVDSPFHRYPDGTDLAGLPLERLADLDAVVVRVAGDGLRAVDRAALLPFDVTGRAVLVHTGFAANWGTDGYFTDHPHLTADAADWLVEQGAALVGIDSLNIDSTDGPHRPVHTALLAAGIPVVEHLRGLEQLPASGFRFHAVPAPVVEFGTFPVRAYAVL; from the coding sequence GTGGCAGAACAGTGGCGCGTCGAGTTCGACGCCGAGGTGACCTTTCGCAACGGTGGCTCGCTGAGCGTGCGCGGCTTCCGGTTGGACTCCCCCACCGCGGAGCTGTCCGACGCCGAGACCGGCGAGTCGTTGGTGCGCCACCTCGGCCTGCTGATGGTCGGCTCGGTGGCGGTGACCAACCGGCGGATGATCGCCGAGCCGCACAAGGGCTCGCGCGGTGTCGAGGTCAGCAGGCCCGCGACCCGGCTGGTCGACCTGAGCCACCCGATCCGCGAGGGCATGATCACCTACCCCGGTGTCCCCGGCCCCGAGTTCGGCGACCACCTGACCCGCGAGGCGTCCCGGTCGGTCTACGGTCCGGGCACCGAGTTCCACATCGGCAAGATCTCGCTGGTCGCGAACACCGGCACCTACGTGGACAGCCCGTTCCACCGCTACCCCGACGGCACCGACCTGGCCGGGTTGCCGCTGGAGCGGCTGGCCGACCTCGACGCCGTCGTGGTGCGGGTCGCCGGTGACGGCCTGCGGGCGGTGGACCGGGCGGCGCTGCTGCCCTTCGACGTGACCGGGCGGGCCGTGCTGGTGCACACCGGGTTCGCCGCGAACTGGGGCACCGACGGGTACTTCACCGACCACCCGCACCTGACCGCCGACGCCGCGGACTGGCTCGTCGAGCAGGGTGCCGCGCTGGTCGGGATCGACAGCCTGAACATCGACTCCACCGACGGGCCGCACCGCCCGGTGCACACGGCGCTGCTCGCGGCGGGCATCCCGGTGGTCGAGCACCTGCGCGGCCTGGAACAGCTCCCGGCGTCGGGGTTCCGGTTTCACGCGGTGCCCGCCCCGGTGGTGGAGTTCGGCACCTTCCCGGTGCGCGCCTACGCCGTCTTGTGA
- a CDS encoding PadR family transcriptional regulator, whose translation MARRSQTEVAVLGALSVAPMTGYAVREAIRDVLGHFWSESFGQIYPTLAALEGEGYVRRVDKAAPYELTGVGEARLKELLAEPAQRVPPRNGLMLRLFFGRQLGPEACRALLRDALGDARRQLSEYAAPRAAVSAEGGADAPYALITIAAGEHTARAAIAWAEESLAELGES comes from the coding sequence ATGGCGCGCAGGAGTCAGACGGAGGTGGCGGTGCTGGGGGCGTTGAGCGTGGCGCCGATGACCGGGTACGCGGTCCGGGAGGCGATCCGGGACGTGCTCGGGCACTTCTGGAGTGAGAGCTTCGGGCAGATCTACCCGACCCTGGCGGCGCTGGAGGGGGAGGGGTACGTGCGCCGGGTGGACAAGGCGGCGCCGTACGAGTTGACGGGGGTGGGGGAGGCTCGGCTCAAGGAGTTGCTGGCCGAGCCCGCGCAGCGGGTGCCGCCGCGCAACGGGCTGATGTTGCGGCTCTTCTTCGGCCGCCAACTCGGGCCGGAGGCTTGTCGGGCGTTGTTGCGCGATGCCTTGGGGGACGCGCGGCGGCAGTTGTCCGAGTACGCCGCGCCGCGGGCCGCGGTGTCCGCTGAAGGTGGGGCCGATGCGCCCTACGCGTTGATCACGATCGCCGCGGGGGAGCACACCGCGCGCGCAGCCATCGCCTGGGCGGAAGAGTCCCTGGCCGAATTGGGGGAGTCATGA
- a CDS encoding tetratricopeptide repeat protein, with amino-acid sequence MSIEPIGPAGAARPEPQHHARSRPTNQVPGTVLGTLIQADRVDTLLVSVSSPTPRMPPPRQILAPLRAVLAREDELRVLDELAGPAHRPKVVVVSGMSGVGKTAVATQWAWANRARFTGGQFFADLADHRGRGAVAAVDVLGGFLGALGLHEQLIPADLAGRAALLRSRTADAPVLVVLEDADQAAQVRPFVPASPGSVVLVTSRHRLSGLVVEGASSLPLRPLDPDGSSQVLLDRVPTDVRASVPRPEVDALIDLCGGLPLALRIAGARLAEVSRWPARGLREHLSDEQHRLRRLALGGHTVGHVFDTTVDNLRPPLRTLYRRLGLHPGPEFSVAAAATVSGLSETDTADALDHLFEANLVEGVRPDRFRFHDLVRLHAKAVATQDEPRAERDSILDRITSWYLAGASAADLAVAGTARWRSHGSPAPAWAGPAFTRATAVRWWDTERRNLLETVRLAEHRGDDNAVLALCEALWPYYQGWRHHADWIEAHLMGVRCALRLGDDIAETRMRNQLARAYLDQRQFDLADEQLDAALSSARRSAEPRAIAVVRESLGVGHRERGNWSRAEAEFAVSLRINEQIADERGIALQLYHLADVLVRAGEATRAIDLLTRAAHIAEALDDDMTTTRVDLVLGAAYQQLGQHASARPHLERAAATARERGQHAKEVEALRRLVAVLGEDAPAELTERLALLTSSAQPEPPACG; translated from the coding sequence ATGTCCATCGAGCCGATCGGACCCGCGGGAGCGGCCCGCCCCGAGCCACAGCACCACGCGCGGTCGCGGCCGACCAACCAGGTCCCCGGCACCGTGCTGGGCACCCTGATCCAGGCCGACCGCGTCGACACGCTCCTCGTATCGGTGTCCAGCCCCACCCCGAGGATGCCGCCACCGCGGCAGATCCTCGCGCCGCTGCGCGCGGTCTTGGCGCGCGAAGACGAACTCCGTGTGCTCGACGAGCTCGCGGGGCCCGCGCACCGGCCGAAGGTGGTCGTGGTGAGCGGGATGAGCGGCGTGGGCAAGACGGCGGTCGCCACCCAGTGGGCGTGGGCGAACCGGGCGCGGTTCACCGGGGGCCAGTTCTTCGCCGACCTGGCCGACCACCGGGGCCGCGGCGCGGTGGCCGCGGTGGACGTGCTCGGCGGGTTCCTGGGGGCGCTCGGGCTGCACGAGCAGCTCATCCCGGCCGACCTCGCCGGGCGCGCGGCGCTGCTGCGGAGCCGGACCGCGGACGCGCCCGTGCTGGTGGTGCTCGAGGACGCCGACCAGGCCGCCCAGGTGCGGCCGTTCGTGCCCGCCTCGCCGGGCAGCGTGGTGCTGGTGACCAGCAGGCACCGGCTCAGCGGTCTGGTCGTGGAGGGAGCCAGCTCGCTGCCGCTGCGCCCGCTCGACCCCGACGGCAGTTCCCAGGTCCTGCTCGACCGCGTCCCGACCGACGTCCGCGCCTCGGTGCCGCGCCCCGAGGTCGACGCCCTGATCGACCTGTGCGGCGGTCTGCCGCTCGCGCTGCGCATCGCGGGCGCCCGGCTGGCCGAGGTGAGCAGGTGGCCCGCGCGCGGCCTGCGCGAACACCTGTCCGATGAGCAGCACCGACTCCGCCGCCTCGCCCTGGGAGGGCACACCGTGGGCCACGTCTTCGACACCACCGTCGACAACCTCCGACCACCGCTGCGCACGCTCTACCGAAGACTCGGGCTGCACCCGGGTCCAGAGTTCAGCGTGGCCGCCGCGGCCACCGTCTCCGGCCTGTCCGAGACCGACACGGCCGACGCCCTGGACCACCTCTTCGAGGCCAACCTGGTGGAAGGGGTCCGCCCCGACCGGTTCCGCTTCCACGACCTGGTGCGCCTGCACGCCAAGGCGGTGGCAACCCAAGACGAGCCGCGGGCGGAGCGGGACAGCATCCTCGACCGGATCACCTCCTGGTACCTCGCGGGCGCCAGCGCGGCGGACCTGGCCGTGGCGGGCACCGCCCGGTGGCGCTCCCACGGATCACCCGCCCCCGCCTGGGCAGGCCCCGCCTTCACCAGGGCGACCGCCGTGCGGTGGTGGGACACCGAGCGGCGCAACCTGCTGGAGACCGTCCGCCTCGCCGAGCACCGCGGCGACGACAACGCGGTGTTGGCGCTGTGCGAGGCGCTGTGGCCGTACTACCAGGGCTGGCGGCACCACGCGGACTGGATCGAGGCGCACCTCATGGGTGTCCGCTGCGCCCTGCGCCTCGGCGACGACATCGCCGAGACGCGGATGCGCAACCAACTGGCGCGCGCCTACCTGGACCAGCGCCAGTTCGACCTGGCGGACGAACAACTCGATGCGGCACTGTCCTCGGCGCGGCGCTCGGCAGAACCCCGGGCGATCGCCGTCGTGCGGGAGTCGCTCGGGGTCGGCCACCGCGAGCGCGGGAACTGGTCGCGCGCGGAGGCGGAGTTCGCGGTGTCGCTGCGGATCAACGAGCAGATCGCCGACGAACGCGGCATCGCCCTGCAGCTGTACCACCTGGCGGACGTCCTGGTCCGAGCGGGCGAGGCAACACGGGCGATCGACCTGCTCACCAGGGCCGCACACATCGCCGAAGCCCTCGACGACGACATGACCACAACCCGGGTGGACCTCGTACTCGGCGCCGCGTACCAACAACTCGGCCAGCACGCCTCCGCCCGCCCCCACCTCGAACGCGCCGCGGCGACAGCGCGCGAGCGCGGCCAACACGCCAAGGAGGTCGAAGCCCTCCGGCGCCTGGTGGCGGTGCTGGGCGAAGACGCGCCTGCGGAACTCACCGAGCGGTTGGCCCTGCTCACCAGTTCGGCGCAACCGGAGCCGCCCGCCTGCGGGTGA